The proteins below are encoded in one region of Deltaproteobacteria bacterium:
- a CDS encoding SDR family NAD(P)-dependent oxidoreductase: MGLQGKVSLVTGAARGIGRAIALLLAEHGSHVVVNDLLEKEGPETVQAIQKLGVKALWAKADISNEQEVKRMFSEVFKDFDHVDILVNNAGVGSPLMVEDMPYEVWRRVIDTNLNAAFICCKEVIPIMQKNRYGRIINISSVAAKKISYHGSAAYTAAKAGLLGFTRHLAYELAPYGITVNAICPGGTLTPRIRERVTPEEMEEEIKRFPIGRWALPEDQAKAVLFLVSDQAEIITGQALDVDGGELLAWMDFETYQKWRKRFVTKG; this comes from the coding sequence ATGGGATTGCAAGGGAAAGTCTCGTTAGTAACTGGAGCGGCGAGAGGGATCGGCCGGGCAATCGCTCTTCTGCTGGCGGAGCATGGCTCCCATGTAGTCGTCAATGATCTTCTTGAAAAAGAAGGACCCGAAACTGTCCAAGCCATCCAAAAATTGGGAGTTAAAGCTCTATGGGCCAAAGCAGATATTTCCAATGAGCAAGAAGTTAAAAGAATGTTTTCTGAGGTTTTTAAAGATTTTGACCATGTGGACATCTTGGTAAACAACGCCGGAGTGGGGAGTCCTCTGATGGTGGAGGATATGCCGTATGAGGTGTGGAGACGCGTGATTGACACCAACCTGAATGCGGCATTCATTTGTTGCAAAGAAGTCATCCCCATAATGCAAAAGAATAGATATGGACGAATTATTAACATCTCTTCGGTTGCGGCCAAAAAAATCAGCTACCATGGGAGTGCCGCATACACCGCAGCCAAGGCAGGGTTGTTAGGGTTTACCAGACATCTGGCCTATGAATTGGCCCCCTATGGGATAACAGTAAACGCCATCTGTCCCGGCGGAACCTTAACTCCCCGCATCCGAGAAAGGGTTACTCCAGAAGAAATGGAAGAGGAAATTAAGAGGTTCCCCATAGGACGATGGGCTTTGCCTGAGGATCAGGCCAAAGCGGTCCTGTTTCTCGTATCCGACCAGGCGGAGATCATCACCGGACAAGCCCTTGATGTGGACGGGGGAGAACTCTTAGCCTGGATGGACTTTGAAACCTATCAGAAATGGCGCAAAAGGTTTGTAACTAAAGGCTGA
- a CDS encoding cold-shock protein — protein MAEGQVKWFNEKKGFGFIQQDDGQDLFVHYTAISGDGFKTLTEGQRVRFEIEETAKGPKAKNVQII, from the coding sequence ATGGCAGAAGGACAGGTGAAATGGTTTAACGAAAAAAAGGGCTTTGGCTTCATCCAGCAGGATGACGGACAGGACCTTTTTGTGCATTACACAGCCATTTCAGGAGACGGTTTCAAGACTCTGACTGAAGGCCAGAGGGTGCGTTTCGAGATTGAAGAAACAGCCAAGGGCCCTAAGGCTAAGAACGTCCAGATCATTTAA
- a CDS encoding sulfite exporter TauE/SafE family protein, with amino-acid sequence MEVSFYNILQFALIGMVVGFLGGFLGVGGGIILIPLLCYWAFPSMNISPEVIVHLSFGTSLAIIIPTSLSGSFAHSRVGNVIWRVVFQLAIPGIPGSLLGSTLAAYLKGPLLIKLFALLLIVLSVLMLFQKKEVEESGEFLSPPFFPTLFVGFLVGVFSGFFGLGGGVIAIPLMARFLGIPIHRALGISIAFVFFASLVGTAGYIFNGLGKPNLPSFTLGYVHLLGWLLAGVPSIFLGQWGAGLANRTRPLRLRRVFAGLLLLVGIRMLL; translated from the coding sequence GTGGAAGTCTCCTTTTATAACATTTTGCAATTCGCTTTAATCGGGATGGTCGTGGGATTTTTAGGAGGATTTCTGGGCGTGGGCGGGGGGATTATCCTGATCCCTCTTCTGTGCTATTGGGCTTTTCCGTCAATGAACATTTCCCCTGAGGTCATTGTTCATCTATCCTTTGGAACCAGCTTAGCCATTATTATCCCCACTTCTTTATCCGGTTCCTTTGCTCATTCCAGGGTTGGCAATGTCATCTGGCGGGTAGTCTTTCAATTGGCCATCCCCGGTATTCCCGGATCCTTGCTTGGTTCAACCCTTGCCGCCTATTTAAAAGGCCCCTTACTTATCAAACTTTTCGCGTTACTTTTAATCGTTCTATCCGTCCTGATGCTCTTCCAGAAAAAGGAAGTGGAGGAATCCGGGGAGTTTCTCTCTCCCCCGTTTTTTCCTACTTTATTCGTTGGCTTCTTGGTGGGAGTATTCTCTGGTTTTTTCGGCCTGGGCGGGGGGGTAATTGCCATCCCGCTAATGGCTCGATTCCTGGGTATTCCCATTCATCGGGCTTTGGGGATTTCCATTGCTTTTGTTTTTTTCGCTTCTCTCGTAGGCACAGCTGGGTATATCTTTAACGGGTTGGGCAAACCCAACCTACCCTCTTTTACCTTAGGATACGTGCACCTCTTGGGTTGGCTGCTTGCAGGAGTACCCAGTATCTTCCTGGGCCAATGGGGGGCCGGTTTGGCCAACAGAACAAGGCCCTTGCGCCTCCGCCGGGTCTTTGCTGGGCTGCTTTTGCTCGTGGGAATTCGCATGCTTCTCTAA
- a CDS encoding TraR/DksA family transcriptional regulator, with protein sequence MATQRSEKKKKKAPAKKPPVNLKKKKKLIKPKPPKKNMIKTPVKPAVKTKIPSKGPPIKATKDAKEGIRKLLLAMRDKLVKEISENRIPEPLTAPSNIGDLVDQAGDERDRELSLLLTGRDKEKLMAITEALEKIKEGTYGICEECGEKIGQGRLKVMPLAKLCVSCQSKLEKEMSILRKTEEDLTYQGLAYATSIEEEET encoded by the coding sequence ATGGCCACCCAACGGTCTGAGAAAAAAAAGAAAAAAGCCCCGGCCAAGAAGCCACCGGTTAACCTCAAGAAAAAGAAAAAACTTATTAAACCTAAACCACCCAAGAAAAACATGATCAAAACCCCTGTAAAACCAGCAGTGAAAACTAAAATACCTAGCAAAGGCCCTCCCATAAAGGCCACAAAGGATGCGAAAGAGGGAATCCGGAAATTGCTTTTAGCGATGCGGGACAAGTTAGTCAAGGAAATCTCCGAAAACCGTATCCCTGAACCTTTGACGGCCCCATCCAACATCGGAGACTTGGTTGATCAGGCCGGGGATGAGCGTGATCGAGAACTTTCCCTCCTCCTCACGGGCCGGGACAAAGAAAAGCTTATGGCGATCACCGAGGCCCTGGAAAAAATCAAAGAAGGGACATACGGCATATGTGAGGAATGCGGAGAAAAGATTGGCCAGGGTCGTCTGAAAGTGATGCCGTTAGCCAAGCTGTGCGTATCGTGCCAATCAAAACTGGAAAAAGAAATGAGCATTCTAAGAAAGACGGAAGAAGACCTCACTTACCAAGGGTTGGCCTATGCTACCAGCATAGAGGAAGAAGAAACCTAA